In the Methanococcoides methylutens genome, one interval contains:
- a CDS encoding CooT family nickel-binding protein — protein MCELNAIVINGNERELVMESVTKMVVDGDSIELTGIFGEKTIIFGSIKEVDFSKGETIIIGN, from the coding sequence ATGTGCGAACTGAATGCAATAGTTATCAACGGTAATGAAAGGGAATTGGTTATGGAATCAGTCACTAAAATGGTGGTTGATGGGGATTCCATAGAACTTACTGGAATATTTGGGGAAAAGACGATCATCTTCGGTTCAATAAAAGAGGTCGATTTTTCAAAAGGGGAAACTATAATTATTGGAAATTGA
- a CDS encoding damage-control phosphatase ARMT1 family protein yields the protein MKMDARCTYCLLSRVHYEAQLSTNDTELIHKTMLAGIDVLKETYKPGVAAGVVSTAIHRKAYEMLNDEDPYFELRQLSNRIAEKVYPYAHSLVHAGDPTDEEMFRRAVLASVIGNFFDFGIMGFDVGEDVFDETFAEIFRKGLDVDDTSEMFKMLDDVVYVVDNCGEIILDTLVFDIIRKVGGKITLVVRGAPMLTDVTMENVRELELDKKVDRVLTTGSNAVGVCFEEAPAEFIDALENASLIISKGMANYETMSERNFEAIAYLLRTKCEAVAEDMGLEMGYSIAKLVR from the coding sequence ATGAAAATGGATGCTAGATGTACGTATTGCCTTCTTTCCAGAGTTCACTATGAAGCACAGCTTTCAACCAATGACACCGAGCTTATACACAAGACCATGCTTGCAGGGATCGATGTGCTCAAAGAGACCTACAAGCCAGGAGTGGCTGCCGGAGTAGTATCAACAGCCATCCACAGGAAGGCTTACGAAATGCTCAATGATGAGGACCCATATTTTGAGCTCAGGCAATTAAGCAACCGGATCGCAGAAAAAGTGTACCCATATGCACATTCCCTGGTTCATGCTGGCGATCCGACAGATGAAGAAATGTTCAGAAGGGCAGTACTTGCATCTGTTATTGGAAATTTCTTCGATTTCGGCATCATGGGATTTGACGTTGGAGAAGATGTTTTTGATGAGACCTTTGCGGAAATATTCCGGAAAGGGCTTGATGTGGACGATACCTCCGAGATGTTCAAAATGCTTGATGATGTTGTATATGTGGTTGACAACTGCGGAGAGATCATCCTTGACACACTTGTTTTTGACATAATCAGGAAAGTTGGTGGCAAGATCACACTCGTAGTACGCGGTGCCCCCATGCTTACTGACGTTACAATGGAGAATGTACGAGAGCTTGAGCTGGACAAGAAAGTTGATCGAGTACTGACCACAGGCTCAAATGCAGTAGGAGTCTGCTTTGAGGAAGCACCTGCGGAGTTCATCGATGCCCTGGAAAATGCCAGCCTGATAATAAGCAAAGGAATGGCTAACTATGAGACCATGTCCGAAAGGAATTTTGAAGCAATTGCATATCTGCTTCGTACCAAATGCGAAGCGGTAGCAGAAGACATGGGTCTTGAGATGGGATATTCCATAGCAAAGCTCGTGAGATGA
- a CDS encoding helix-turn-helix domain-containing protein: MVKTEMIPIQKKLTHQELNKRIRYIETLIKVLDRLYFIRYRYMGDSVEEAASKVGVTKKVAYVWQKRWNKDGYAGLLPRHGGGRPSKLSEDQKSDLKIYLRVQKSLTTAQVASLIKEKFGVEYSLKQVRIILKSLN; this comes from the coding sequence ATGGTAAAAACAGAAATGATACCAATTCAAAAAAAATTGACTCACCAGGAACTTAACAAAAGGATACGATATATTGAGACATTGATCAAAGTACTGGATCGTTTATACTTTATCAGATACAGATATATGGGAGACTCAGTAGAGGAAGCTGCAAGCAAGGTTGGAGTTACTAAGAAGGTTGCATACGTTTGGCAAAAACGATGGAATAAGGATGGATATGCAGGATTGTTGCCTCGCCATGGAGGAGGCAGACCTTCCAAACTAAGCGAAGATCAAAAGAGCGACCTTAAGATATACCTAAGGGTTCAGAAGAGCTTGACAACTGCCCAGGTTGCCAGCCTGATAAAAGAGAAATTTGGAGTCGAATATTCATTAAAACAAGTTAGGATTATTCTTAAGTCATTGAATTAA